The proteins below are encoded in one region of Fibrella aestuarina BUZ 2:
- a CDS encoding MFS transporter, with the protein MFKNPKLALVYGITFIDAVVAGGVGPLFNKYTETLSAKQVWVMAGSALLLGLQLVLSPVLGALSDKIGRRPVLIGTALGSLLAPFLLLPVNVGGYLSNRAVEGTTNGMSSVLRSAVVDMAPKQDMMQQTSIQGSITALGALFGPAVGGVLIIALAQARFDPIPIVIMCIGLAVLNVVLTFIFKETNQKEKQPVELKELKAKALNAIKVKTLWDQLAEVDKKLEGFKDLYILQLLSLLALGYYNYFIAYLIVGDLGLTPKQASFFFIYYSLITFATNLLFFQFAVKHVNQRKMLIVLAFVGIGVMGLYAFTGGSVMMLYIAATVDSLSIGLLAGLISGLTSQLVSKGEGQGSIFGDTQALGGVASFMAAVATTLLTAVDARAPFIFYALALGVIAYRAIYLPEASAKETEPANQNYV; encoded by the coding sequence ATGTTCAAGAATCCAAAACTGGCACTTGTGTACGGCATCACCTTTATTGATGCCGTCGTTGCGGGAGGGGTAGGCCCGCTGTTCAACAAATACACCGAAACGCTGTCGGCCAAGCAGGTCTGGGTCATGGCTGGCTCGGCCCTGTTGCTGGGTCTGCAACTTGTGTTATCGCCCGTACTGGGGGCTTTATCCGACAAAATTGGGCGCCGCCCCGTGTTGATCGGTACCGCGCTTGGCTCCCTGCTGGCACCCTTTCTGTTGCTCCCGGTCAACGTGGGTGGTTACCTGAGCAACCGGGCCGTTGAAGGCACAACCAATGGCATGTCGTCGGTGCTGCGCTCGGCGGTGGTCGACATGGCTCCCAAGCAGGACATGATGCAGCAAACGAGCATTCAGGGAAGCATTACGGCGCTGGGCGCGTTGTTTGGCCCAGCGGTGGGCGGTGTGCTGATCATCGCGCTGGCGCAGGCCCGGTTCGATCCCATTCCGATCGTGATTATGTGTATCGGGCTGGCGGTGCTCAATGTGGTGCTGACGTTCATCTTTAAAGAGACCAACCAAAAGGAGAAGCAGCCGGTCGAACTGAAAGAGTTGAAAGCAAAAGCCCTGAACGCGATCAAAGTGAAAACGCTCTGGGATCAACTCGCCGAGGTCGACAAGAAGCTAGAGGGCTTCAAAGACCTGTATATTTTGCAACTGCTGTCGTTGCTGGCGCTGGGCTACTACAATTACTTCATCGCCTACCTCATTGTGGGCGATCTGGGCCTGACGCCCAAACAGGCCTCGTTCTTCTTCATTTATTACAGCCTGATCACCTTTGCCACGAACCTGCTGTTTTTTCAGTTTGCGGTTAAGCACGTCAACCAACGGAAAATGCTGATCGTGCTGGCTTTCGTGGGCATCGGCGTGATGGGGCTGTATGCGTTCACGGGTGGGAGCGTGATGATGCTCTACATCGCGGCTACCGTCGATTCGCTGAGTATTGGTTTGCTCGCCGGGCTGATCTCGGGCCTCACCTCGCAACTCGTATCGAAAGGAGAGGGGCAGGGTAGTATTTTCGGCGATACGCAGGCGCTGGGCGGCGTGGCGAGTTTCATGGCGGCCGTGGCGACAACGCTGCTGACCGCCGTGGATGCGCGGGCGCCGTTTATCTTCTATGCGTTGGCGCTGGGCGTAATTGCCTACCGGGCCATCTACCTGCCCGAAGCGTCGGCGAAGGAAACCGAGCCGGCCAATCAGAACTACGTATAA
- a CDS encoding diacylglycerol/lipid kinase family protein, with protein MPATDLLVIINPLSGTLPLAQKEALRTYIVAEAQRQGFQPEIITTTHAGHATELAAQAARSGIRRVLVMGGDGTVNETARALRKTATALGIIPMGSGNGLARHLGIPMNPQKAIQKAISGRPVLIDSAELNELPFFCTAGLGFEAYVAHEFAKQPVRGLQTYVRTTYQAFWNYQPASYLINNVPAGPLFSLTIANAAQFGNNAWIAPNANVSDGLLDVCLIRPFPGHMVAMIGWQLFNRTLNQSSYWASQPLRQATLAKVTDDAPDLDGPDTLLAHADGEPVLLPGNECTVRVLPASLLVLL; from the coding sequence ATGCCCGCCACCGACCTGCTCGTTATTATCAATCCGCTTTCAGGTACGTTGCCGCTGGCGCAGAAAGAGGCCCTTCGCACCTACATTGTGGCCGAAGCGCAACGTCAGGGCTTTCAACCGGAGATCATCACCACCACCCACGCGGGCCATGCCACCGAGCTGGCCGCGCAGGCAGCCCGAAGCGGCATCCGGCGCGTGCTGGTCATGGGGGGCGACGGTACCGTCAACGAAACGGCCCGCGCGCTCCGCAAAACGGCCACGGCGCTGGGCATCATCCCGATGGGGTCGGGCAATGGGCTGGCGCGGCACTTGGGGATCCCGATGAACCCGCAAAAAGCCATTCAGAAAGCCATCAGTGGGCGGCCCGTTCTGATCGACAGCGCCGAACTGAACGAGTTGCCTTTTTTCTGCACTGCGGGCCTGGGTTTCGAGGCCTACGTAGCCCACGAATTTGCCAAACAGCCCGTGCGTGGGTTACAAACCTACGTCCGCACCACCTATCAGGCCTTCTGGAATTACCAACCGGCCAGTTACCTCATCAATAACGTACCTGCCGGGCCACTTTTCTCGCTGACCATCGCCAACGCTGCCCAATTTGGCAACAACGCCTGGATTGCTCCCAACGCTAACGTCTCCGACGGCCTGCTCGATGTATGCCTGATTCGGCCCTTCCCCGGCCACATGGTGGCCATGATCGGTTGGCAGCTCTTCAACCGAACCCTCAACCAATCTTCCTACTGGGCAAGCCAGCCTCTCCGGCAGGCCACATTGGCCAAAGTCACCGACGATGCCCCTGACCTGGATGGGCCAGATACGTTGCTGGCCCATGCCGATGGCGAACCCGTGCTGCTTCCGGGCAACGAGTGCACGGTTCGGGTATTGCCGGCCAGCCTGTTGGTGCTCCTCTGA
- a CDS encoding YybH family protein codes for MRHLLCLIVLLALAQSSMAQTAADRQEVLGILKRQNNDWNAGRVEQFMVGYWPSDSLTFVGKAGITYGYAATLANYKKRYPDRASMGTLAFTILKVDFPGPNVAYVIGKWHLTRPQIGDVGGHFTLLWRKINGRWLIVSDHSS; via the coding sequence ATGAGACACCTGCTTTGCCTTATCGTTCTACTCGCGCTCGCTCAATCGAGTATGGCCCAGACAGCGGCCGACCGCCAGGAAGTGCTTGGTATTCTAAAACGCCAGAACAACGACTGGAACGCCGGCCGCGTCGAGCAGTTTATGGTTGGCTATTGGCCGTCCGATTCGCTAACGTTTGTGGGGAAGGCAGGGATTACCTACGGGTATGCGGCCACGCTGGCCAATTACAAAAAGCGCTACCCCGACCGGGCGTCGATGGGTACGTTGGCCTTCACGATTCTGAAGGTCGACTTTCCCGGACCCAACGTGGCCTACGTGATCGGGAAGTGGCACCTGACCCGCCCGCAGATTGGCGACGTAGGTGGGCATTTTACGCTCTTATGGCGCAAGATCAACGGTCGCTGGCTGATCGTCAGCGATCATTCTTCGTAG
- a CDS encoding DUF2795 domain-containing protein — protein sequence MYWTLELASYLEDAPWPATKDELIDFSIRSGAPLEVVENLQELEDDGQPYESIEEIWPDYPTKDDFFFNEDEY from the coding sequence ATGTACTGGACTCTCGAACTTGCATCTTACCTGGAAGATGCTCCCTGGCCCGCCACCAAAGACGAACTCATTGACTTCTCGATCCGGTCGGGCGCCCCGCTGGAAGTGGTTGAAAACCTTCAGGAACTGGAAGACGACGGCCAACCCTACGAGAGCATCGAAGAAATCTGGCCCGATTACCCTACCAAAGACGACTTCTTCTTCAACGAAGACGAGTACTAA
- a CDS encoding aldose 1-epimerase family protein → MPYTLQNQYLRVGIREQGAELTSLFDLTTQTEHLWQADPNVWPWHAPNLFPVVGGQTNDQLLIDGQTYPMKRHGFARTSVFTCTEASDTHAVFELRSSEATKQQFPYEFVFEISYTLDDRELEVKYRVKNPTSTNLFMSLGAHPAFNVPFAPDETYSDYYIEFADDEVLETSTLASSGLLSGDKQPVALDKRHLNLTPDLFDNDALVLLTLKSRSVTLRSHKNPHHIRLDFALFPYLGIWAKPGAPFVCIEPWLGVADTETKPRPIEGKQGIQRVTPRSAFVAHYTISVNE, encoded by the coding sequence ATGCCCTATACACTTCAAAATCAATACCTCCGGGTGGGTATTCGCGAGCAGGGAGCCGAACTAACGTCGTTGTTCGACCTGACGACCCAAACCGAACATCTCTGGCAGGCCGACCCCAACGTGTGGCCCTGGCATGCGCCTAATCTTTTTCCTGTGGTAGGCGGCCAAACCAACGATCAACTGCTGATCGACGGACAGACGTACCCAATGAAACGCCACGGTTTTGCCCGAACCAGCGTCTTTACCTGCACAGAGGCCTCCGACACGCACGCCGTTTTTGAGCTGCGTTCGTCGGAAGCGACCAAACAGCAGTTTCCGTACGAGTTTGTGTTCGAGATCAGCTACACGCTCGACGACCGCGAACTCGAAGTCAAATACCGGGTAAAGAACCCTACGTCGACCAACCTGTTTATGTCGTTGGGTGCGCACCCGGCTTTCAATGTGCCGTTTGCACCCGACGAAACGTACTCCGATTACTACATTGAATTCGCTGACGATGAAGTATTGGAAACCAGCACGTTGGCGTCCAGTGGCCTGCTGTCGGGCGACAAACAACCGGTGGCGCTCGACAAGCGACACCTGAACCTGACGCCTGACCTGTTTGACAACGACGCGTTGGTGTTATTGACGCTCAAATCACGGAGCGTCACGTTGCGGAGCCATAAAAACCCACACCACATCCGCCTCGACTTTGCGCTGTTTCCGTATTTGGGCATCTGGGCCAAACCGGGTGCGCCTTTTGTGTGCATTGAACCCTGGCTGGGCGTCGCCGATACCGAAACCAAACCCCGCCCCATCGAAGGCAAGCAGGGCATTCAGCGCGTCACGCCCCGGAGCGCGTTCGTCGCGCATTACACGATATCGGTGAATGAATAA
- the gldA gene encoding gliding motility-associated ABC transporter ATP-binding subunit GldA, which produces MSIQIQNLTKQYSANGTDTRRAVDDLTFSVEPGQIVGFLGPNGAGKSTTMKIATGYLPPSSGTVLVNGHDVQTDPMAVRRSVGYLPEHNPLYLDLYVKEFLRFAGRLHTLSGQALSQRVADVLEQVGLGPEQHKRIGQLSKGYRQRVGLAQALLHNPPVLILDEPTTGLDPNQLADIRQVIKTAGRDKTVLFSTHIMQEVEALCDRVVIINRGQLVADSPLAELRTRYGGGQLVDTATYLAEFERDLPDPALLRSLPGVTAVERTGQGQYQVTAPANADLRAAIFRLAADRNLTLIGLRQQETSLEGVFKTLTGGNE; this is translated from the coding sequence ATGTCGATTCAGATACAGAACCTAACCAAGCAATATAGCGCCAACGGGACCGATACCCGCCGGGCCGTAGACGACCTCACGTTTTCGGTCGAACCGGGGCAGATCGTTGGTTTTCTGGGGCCGAACGGAGCCGGAAAATCCACCACCATGAAGATTGCCACGGGCTACCTGCCACCCAGCAGCGGCACGGTGCTCGTCAACGGCCACGACGTGCAAACCGACCCGATGGCCGTTCGGCGCAGCGTGGGTTACCTGCCCGAGCACAACCCGCTCTACCTCGATCTGTACGTGAAGGAATTCCTTCGGTTCGCGGGGCGGCTCCACACCCTGAGCGGGCAGGCCCTGAGCCAACGCGTTGCCGACGTACTCGAGCAGGTGGGCCTGGGGCCCGAGCAGCACAAACGCATCGGGCAACTGTCGAAAGGCTACCGGCAACGCGTAGGACTGGCGCAGGCACTATTGCACAACCCGCCCGTATTGATCCTCGATGAACCCACCACCGGCCTCGACCCCAATCAGCTGGCCGACATCCGGCAGGTGATCAAAACCGCCGGTCGCGACAAAACCGTGCTCTTTTCCACCCACATCATGCAGGAAGTAGAGGCCCTCTGCGACCGCGTCGTGATCATCAACAGAGGCCAACTCGTCGCCGACAGCCCCCTGGCGGAACTGCGTACCCGGTACGGCGGCGGTCAACTCGTGGATACGGCAACGTACCTGGCTGAATTTGAACGCGATTTACCCGACCCAGCACTCCTGCGCAGCCTGCCCGGCGTGACGGCCGTCGAGCGCACCGGACAGGGGCAGTATCAGGTAACGGCACCCGCCAACGCCGACCTGCGCGCCGCCATCTTCCGCCTCGCCGCCGACCGCAACCTCACGCTCATTGGCCTCCGCCAGCAGGAAACCTCCCTCGAAGGCGTGTTTAAGACGCTGACGGGTGGGAATGAATAA
- a CDS encoding amino acid permease yields the protein MSNSILRKKSVTQAVGDTGGHQLTKILGVRDLTSFGIAAIIGAGIFSTIGRASLAGGPAVSLLFVFTAIACVFTALSYAQFASTVPVSGSAYTYAYVSFGEIFAWIIGWALILEYAVSNMVVAISWSEYFTSMLAGFGVHFPDYLGTDYGSAASAAEKLRAGTETLTDGEKMLAAAYDAAPSIGGLKVILDLPAGVITVLITSLVYVGIKESRAASNLLVVLKLAVIALVIVAGAFFVKPENWSPFAPNGIKGVLGSVASVFFAFIGFDSISTTAEECKNPQRDLPRAMLYCLAICTTLYVLITLVLTGMVNYKELGVDDPLAYVFQKVDMNFIAGVISVSAVVAITSALLVYQLGQPRIWMTMSRDGLLWPKFAQIHPRFHTPSFATIVTGALVAIPSLFLDMQFFIDLTSVGTFFAFILVCGGILYLDSSGLSAQSKFKVPYVNGKYIIGIGFVLALAYALSAGAFTAGLAEKPLLIVFWLVWGTLSVLAFRRNFSLLPVLGILTNLYLMTELGITNWVIFVIWLVIGLVLYFSYGYRKSKLA from the coding sequence ATGAGCAATTCTATCCTTCGCAAAAAATCCGTAACACAGGCCGTTGGCGACACGGGCGGTCATCAGCTAACCAAAATTCTGGGGGTGCGTGATCTGACTTCCTTCGGAATTGCCGCCATCATTGGGGCTGGTATTTTCAGCACCATCGGGCGGGCGAGTCTGGCGGGTGGCCCGGCGGTGTCGCTGCTGTTTGTGTTTACGGCGATCGCCTGCGTATTTACGGCCCTGAGTTACGCCCAGTTTGCCAGCACCGTGCCCGTAAGTGGCAGCGCCTATACGTACGCCTACGTGTCGTTTGGTGAGATTTTCGCCTGGATCATCGGTTGGGCGCTTATTCTCGAATATGCCGTTTCCAACATGGTGGTGGCCATTTCCTGGTCCGAATACTTCACGTCGATGCTGGCGGGTTTCGGGGTGCATTTTCCCGACTATCTGGGTACTGACTATGGCTCGGCGGCCAGCGCGGCCGAAAAACTGCGAGCGGGCACCGAAACGCTGACCGACGGCGAAAAAATGCTGGCGGCGGCCTATGATGCCGCGCCAAGTATTGGTGGTTTGAAAGTGATTCTGGATCTGCCCGCCGGGGTGATCACCGTCCTGATTACGTCGCTGGTGTACGTAGGAATTAAAGAGTCGCGGGCGGCGAGCAACCTGCTGGTGGTACTGAAACTCGCCGTGATTGCGCTGGTGATCGTAGCGGGAGCCTTCTTCGTGAAACCCGAAAACTGGTCGCCGTTTGCGCCCAACGGTATCAAAGGGGTGCTGGGGTCGGTGGCGTCGGTGTTTTTTGCCTTTATCGGCTTCGACTCCATCTCGACGACGGCCGAAGAGTGCAAAAACCCACAGCGCGATCTGCCCCGCGCCATGCTATACTGCCTCGCCATCTGTACCACGCTGTACGTGCTGATTACGCTGGTGCTAACGGGCATGGTAAACTATAAGGAACTGGGCGTCGATGATCCGCTGGCCTACGTGTTTCAGAAAGTAGACATGAACTTCATTGCGGGCGTTATTTCGGTCAGTGCCGTGGTGGCCATTACGAGCGCGCTGCTGGTGTATCAGCTGGGCCAACCGCGTATCTGGATGACGATGAGCCGCGACGGGCTGCTGTGGCCCAAATTCGCCCAGATTCACCCACGTTTTCACACGCCTTCGTTCGCGACGATTGTGACGGGCGCGCTGGTAGCCATTCCGTCGTTGTTTCTGGACATGCAGTTTTTCATCGACCTCACCAGCGTGGGTACGTTCTTCGCGTTCATTCTGGTGTGCGGCGGTATTTTGTACCTCGACAGCAGCGGGCTCTCGGCGCAGTCGAAGTTCAAAGTGCCTTACGTTAACGGCAAGTACATCATCGGGATCGGGTTTGTGCTGGCGTTGGCCTACGCGCTCAGTGCGGGCGCTTTCACGGCTGGCTTGGCCGAAAAACCCCTGCTGATCGTGTTCTGGCTTGTGTGGGGTACGTTGTCGGTGCTGGCCTTCCGGCGGAATTTCTCACTGCTCCCGGTGCTGGGTATCCTCACCAACCTCTACCTGATGACCGAACTGGGCATCACCAACTGGGTCATCTTCGTGATCTGGCTCGTGATCGGTCTGGTGCTGTATTTCTCGTACGGCTACCGCAAGAGCAAGCTGGCGTAG
- a CDS encoding class I SAM-dependent methyltransferase: MNKEGTYPAWLFLVALCLMAGCGHSQSTEQRTQATSPTAERTQPATGYTEKKPAYDGIGKVYMGREIAQVMGHLGAEWLERPERQQEERTDLLLDILDLKPTDAVADIGAGTGYFTFRLARALPKGNVFAVDIQPEMIEYLNQGKKKAGTPNVQPVLGTITDPKLPANSVDIALMVDAYHEFDHPREMGQALVKALKPGGRIVLVEYRGEDPNVPIKEHHKMTAQQATREMAALGLKLLKNDARLPQQHVLIFGRN, from the coding sequence ATGAACAAGGAAGGAACGTACCCGGCATGGCTTTTTCTGGTGGCCCTTTGCTTGATGGCGGGCTGCGGCCACAGTCAGTCGACGGAGCAACGTACCCAGGCAACTAGCCCAACGGCGGAACGTACCCAGCCCGCAACCGGCTATACCGAGAAGAAACCCGCCTACGACGGCATCGGCAAAGTCTACATGGGTCGGGAGATTGCGCAGGTGATGGGGCATCTGGGCGCCGAGTGGCTCGAACGCCCCGAACGGCAGCAGGAAGAACGCACTGATCTGCTCCTTGATATCCTCGACCTCAAACCTACCGACGCCGTAGCCGATATTGGCGCTGGTACGGGCTATTTCACGTTCCGGCTCGCCAGGGCGCTGCCGAAGGGCAACGTTTTCGCCGTCGATATTCAGCCCGAAATGATCGAGTACCTGAATCAGGGCAAGAAAAAAGCCGGAACGCCCAACGTGCAACCCGTGCTCGGCACCATCACCGATCCTAAACTCCCCGCCAACAGCGTCGACATCGCCCTGATGGTGGATGCCTACCACGAGTTTGATCACCCCCGCGAAATGGGTCAGGCGCTGGTGAAAGCCCTTAAACCCGGTGGTCGCATCGTGCTGGTCGAGTACCGCGGCGAAGACCCCAACGTACCCATCAAGGAGCACCACAAAATGACGGCCCAGCAAGCCACCCGCGAAATGGCGGCCCTCGGCCTGAAGCTGCTCAAAAACGACGCCCGCCTCCCCCAGCAACACGTGCTGATCTTCGGGAGAAACTAA
- a CDS encoding murein hydrolase activator EnvC family protein gives MRCLVLLLFILVSTAPLLAQKRDRQALENEKRRNMAKLAELQAVLKKTASEKQVSMSQLKALNEQIEAQTKQINLLSDDIKLSETEISDLRRASQVLDSDLKKLRVEYAQMIYAADKRRQQLNPLGFLFSSENFNQLVARYRYLKQYAKARQTQKVHIENVQGELSAKRNATERKRREQKGVLTAKVQETEKLETLKDDKNKVVQQLSQKESELRTELAESRRNLGRLENMITAIIAREARERAARAARERAERARLAKVEAARRAAERREAERKRAEAVAKAAEEGKPAPPPVVIPEPEPAAAAADATRTSSNLNREELALGSSFAASRRRLPWPVQRGFVSERFGVHAHPVLKGVKVSNPGIDIQTNAGEPVRAIYDGIVMNVEYVMGSQNVVAIQHGDYYTIYAKLKDVRVKVGERVKARETIGAVSTDSRGNAELQFQIWKEFAKMNPEAWLAPR, from the coding sequence ATGCGCTGCCTCGTTCTACTGCTGTTTATCCTGGTCTCCACCGCCCCGTTACTGGCTCAGAAACGGGACCGGCAGGCGTTGGAGAACGAAAAGCGGCGGAACATGGCCAAACTGGCCGAATTGCAGGCTGTGCTGAAAAAGACCGCCTCGGAAAAGCAGGTGTCGATGAGTCAGCTAAAGGCCCTCAATGAGCAGATCGAGGCGCAGACCAAACAGATCAACCTGCTCTCCGACGATATAAAGCTGAGCGAAACTGAGATCAGCGACCTGCGCCGCGCCAGTCAGGTGCTCGATAGCGACCTGAAAAAGCTGCGGGTCGAATACGCGCAGATGATCTACGCCGCCGACAAACGCCGCCAGCAACTCAACCCGCTCGGCTTTCTGTTCTCGTCGGAAAACTTCAATCAGTTGGTGGCTCGCTACCGCTACCTGAAACAGTACGCCAAAGCCCGGCAGACCCAGAAAGTACACATCGAAAATGTGCAGGGCGAACTGAGCGCCAAGCGTAACGCCACCGAGCGCAAACGCCGCGAACAGAAAGGCGTGCTGACGGCCAAGGTGCAGGAGACCGAGAAGCTCGAAACGCTGAAAGACGACAAGAACAAGGTGGTGCAGCAGTTGAGCCAGAAAGAGAGCGAACTCCGCACCGAACTGGCCGAAAGCCGCCGCAACCTGGGCCGACTCGAAAACATGATTACGGCCATCATCGCCCGCGAAGCCCGCGAACGTGCCGCCCGGGCCGCCCGCGAACGCGCCGAACGCGCCCGCCTCGCCAAGGTCGAAGCCGCCCGCCGTGCTGCTGAACGCCGCGAAGCCGAGCGCAAACGCGCCGAAGCCGTAGCCAAAGCCGCCGAAGAAGGCAAACCCGCCCCGCCGCCCGTGGTGATTCCCGAACCGGAGCCCGCCGCGGCCGCCGCCGACGCCACCCGCACAAGCAGCAACCTTAACCGCGAAGAACTGGCCCTTGGCTCGTCGTTTGCCGCCTCGCGCCGCCGCCTGCCGTGGCCCGTGCAGCGCGGCTTTGTGTCGGAGCGGTTCGGCGTGCATGCTCACCCGGTGCTGAAAGGCGTGAAAGTCTCCAACCCCGGCATCGACATTCAGACCAACGCGGGCGAGCCCGTCCGGGCTATCTACGACGGTATCGTGATGAACGTCGAATACGTGATGGGCAGCCAGAACGTGGTGGCCATTCAGCACGGCGATTACTACACCATCTACGCCAAGCTCAAAGACGTGCGCGTGAAAGTAGGCGAACGCGTAAAAGCCCGCGAAACCATCGGCGCCGTCAGCACCGACAGCCGCGGTAACGCCGAACTGCAATTCCAGATCTGGAAAGAGTTCGCCAAAATGAACCCCGAAGCCTGGCTGGCACCAAGGTAG
- a CDS encoding DUF4292 domain-containing protein, which produces MNRSLLHALFLLVLLTQAACHRRQVVTNSPSSTPDTLAQRPGTYPAPADTARIVSAPATGTTAAPTTPAPTSTTANTRPRPGIEEARANVAEIDFRYLTAKSKLSFKSKTQDISNASLNLRVRKDSLIWISISKLGIEAVRALISRDSVVIMDKLQQEYIVTDFPTLSRQFNFDMNYDLLQALIVGNLPLPKRPAQKIKNERDYLLLRQDAGKVLVENYIGENDRKLKRLMVTEQPTKNALRLDYEDFNALNNFVFPYSSLVTLDYTSKTDGQFYQTLIRIKHNKVELVDKNPGFPFTIPAKYQRK; this is translated from the coding sequence ATGAATAGAAGCCTGCTGCACGCACTCTTCCTGTTAGTTCTGTTGACGCAAGCGGCCTGTCACCGGCGGCAAGTAGTCACCAACTCCCCCTCGTCTACCCCCGATACGCTCGCCCAACGGCCCGGAACGTACCCAGCCCCCGCCGACACGGCGCGGATCGTCAGTGCCCCGGCCACCGGAACGACAGCGGCTCCCACAACGCCCGCTCCCACGTCGACGACGGCCAACACCCGCCCCCGGCCCGGTATCGAAGAAGCTCGCGCCAACGTGGCCGAGATCGACTTCCGGTACCTGACGGCCAAATCGAAGCTGTCGTTCAAGAGCAAAACGCAGGACATTAGCAACGCCAGCCTCAACCTACGCGTGCGCAAAGACAGCCTCATCTGGATCAGTATTTCCAAACTGGGCATCGAAGCCGTGCGGGCGCTCATCAGCCGCGATTCGGTCGTGATCATGGACAAGCTGCAACAGGAGTACATCGTTACTGATTTCCCCACGCTGAGCCGCCAGTTCAATTTCGATATGAACTACGACCTCCTGCAAGCGCTGATCGTGGGCAACCTGCCCTTGCCCAAGCGGCCCGCTCAGAAGATCAAAAACGAGCGCGATTACCTGTTGCTGCGGCAGGATGCCGGTAAAGTGCTGGTCGAAAACTACATCGGCGAAAACGACCGGAAGCTCAAACGCCTGATGGTCACCGAGCAGCCGACCAAAAACGCGCTTCGGCTGGATTACGAAGATTTTAACGCGCTCAATAACTTCGTGTTTCCGTATTCAAGTCTGGTCACGCTCGACTACACGTCCAAAACCGACGGGCAGTTCTACCAGACGCTGATTCGCATCAAACACAACAAAGTCGAGTTGGTGGATAAAAACCCCGGTTTCCCCTTCACCATCCCGGCGAAGTACCAAAGAAAATAA